In the genome of Ctenopharyngodon idella isolate HZGC_01 chromosome 19, HZGC01, whole genome shotgun sequence, one region contains:
- the fkbp9 gene encoding peptidyl-prolyl cis-trans isomerase FKBP9 isoform X2, whose translation MIRLTVQMILLAFLVTFVACNAPPVPLDDIVIEKTFTPEHCDRMVKSGDFVRYHYIGMFPDGKKFDSSYDRGTTYNVFVGQKKLIAGMDKALVGMCVNERWMIKIPPQLAYGKDGYGDIIPPDSILHFDVLMLDVWNTEDKVQIKTYHKPESCERTVQVSDYVRYHYNGTLLDGTLFDSSHTRMRTYDTYVGIGWLIAGMDQGLLGMCVGEKRIITIPPFLGYGENGDGSDIPGQASLVFDVVLLDLHNPKDEITVQVENLPDPCPRKSEVGDFMRYHYNGSLLDGTFFDSSYSRNHTYDTYIGKGYVIAGMDQGLLGVCVGERRRIVIPPHLGYGEEGTGTKIPGSAVLVFDVHIIDFHNPSDKVEITSVKPENCTYNAKRGDFVKYHYNATLMDGTNISSTHTYGKTYNVVLGAGQVVLGMEQGLIGMCVGEKRKLVIPPHLAYGERGVDGEVPGSAVLVFDVEMVEMEEGLPDGYMFVWNNEVSPDLFSEMDKNKDAQVDSTEFSDYILQQVEEGKGRLAPGFDPQRIIENMYDNQDRNKDGRITEDEFKLKADEPTHDEL comes from the exons ATGATACGATTAACGGTGCAAATGATTCTCCTGGCTTTCCTGGTGACATTCGTGGCGTGCAACGCGCCGCCGGTACCGTTAGATGACATCGTGATAGAGAAGACGTTCACTCCGGAGCACTGTGATCGGATGGTCAAGTCGGGAGACTTTGTTCGCTATCATTACATCGGCATGTTCCCTGATGGAAAGAAGTTTGACTCTAG ttATGACCGTGGAACCACCTATAATGTGTTTGTTGGCCAGAAGAAGCTGATCGCTGGGATGGACAAAGCTTTAGTGGGCATGTGTGTAAATGAACGATGGATGATCAAGATCCCTCCACAGCTCGCCTACGGAAAGGACGGTTATG GTGACATCATCCCCCCAGATTCCATCCTTCACTTTGATGTGTTGATGTTAGACGTTTGGAACACAGAGGACAAGGTGCAGATAAAGACCTACCATAAGCCAGAGAGCTGTGAACGCACGGTGCAAGTGTCTGATTATGTCCGTTACCACTACAATGGTACTCTGCTCGATGGCACGCTGTTCGACTCCAG TCACACACGTATGCGCACCTATGACACTTACGTGGGGATTGGCTGGCTCATTGCCGGAATGGATCAGGGGCTTTTGGGAATGTGTGTGGGAGAAAAACGCATCATCACCATACCACCTTTCCTGGGCTATGGAGAGAATGGAGATG GAAGTGACATCCCCGGTCAAGCCTCTCTGGTGTTTGATGTAGTTCTGCTGGACCTTCATAACCCCAAAGATGAAATCACAGTACAGGTGGAAAACCTTCCAGATCCTTGTCCACGCAAGAGTGAAGTTGGAGACTTCATGCGCTATCATTATAATGGATCCCTGCTGGACGGCACATTCTTTGACTCCAG ttaCTCAAGGAATCACACATATGACACTTACATCGGTAAAGGCTATGTGATCGCAGGAATGGACCAAGGACTCctgggtgtgtgtgttggaGAACGCAGGAGGATAGTTATCCCACCTCACCTGGGATATGGAGAAGAGGGCACAG GAACTAAGATCCCTGGCTCAGCTGTGCTGGTGTTTGATGTCCACATTATTGATTTCCACAACCCATCCGATAAAGTCGAGATCACCAGTGTGAAGCCAGAGAACTGCACCTACAATGCAAAACGTGGTGATTTTGTCAAATACCACTACAACGCCACTCTCATGGATGGCACTAACATCAGCTCCAC GCACACCTATGGCAAGACATATAATGTGGTTCTGGGGGCCGGACAGGTGGTTTTAGGCATGGAACAAGGGCTAATAGGAATGTGTGTTGGAGAGAAGCGCAAGCTAGTCATTCCACCTCACCTTGCCTATGGAGAGAGGGGAGTTG ATGGAGAGGTCCCTGGCAGTGCTGTGCTGGTGTTTGATGTCGAGATGGTGGAAATGGAGGAGGGTCTTCCTGACGGCTACATGTTTGTGTGGAACAATGAAGTCTCTCCTGACCTTTTCAGTGAGATGGACAAGAACAAAGACGCACAAGTGGACTCCACTGAG TTTTCAGATTACATCCTCCAGCAAGTAGAAGAGGGCAAAGGTCGCCTGGCGCCAGGTTTCGACCCGCAGCGCATAATAGAGAACATGTATGATAACCAGGACCGCAACAAGGATGGACGAATCACAGAGGATGAGTTTAAACTCAAGGCAGATGAACCCACTCATGATGAGTTATGA
- the crtap gene encoding cartilage-associated protein has protein sequence MASSLHCLRLAFLLFSFSFCVLAQYEKYNFRSFPRHELMPLDSAYRHALDKYSEEKWPESVEFLEVSLRLYRLLRDSEAFCNLNCSTVRLDDETRFSDFPELHAFGNVMKRAQCLKRCKQGLPAFRQTLPSRETIEEFEKREPYKYLQFAYFKSDHLAKAVSAAHTFLLKHPDDEMMQRNMNYYKSLPGAEEHMKDLETKSYESLFIRAVRAYNGDNFRTSVSDMELALRDFFKVYDECIAASEGSRQIKDFKDFYPSIADHYTEVLERKVRCESELTPVVGGFVVEKFVATMYHYLQFAYYKLNDLKNAVPCVASYMLFDPSDEVMRNNVEYYRYHREKFDLTDEDFLPRAEAVRYHNQTTLQLQMLEFAKQKFLPDDEGEVLEFLDEYLDAENE, from the exons ATGGCCTCCTCATTGCACTGCCTGAGGCTCGCATttcttttattcagtttttctttctgCGTTCTTGCGCAGTATGAGAAATATAACTTCCGCAGTTTCCCACGGCACGAGCTCATGCCCCTGGACTCGGCGTACCGACACGCTTTAGACAAGTACAGTGAGGAAAAGTGGCCCGAAAGCGTGGAGTTTCTGGAGGTGAGTCTCCGGCTGTACCGGCTGCTCAGGGACAGCGAGGCCTTCTGCAACCTCAACTGCAGCACGGTGCGCCTGGACGACGAGACGCGCTTTAGCGACTTCCCCGAGCTGCACGCATTCGGTAACGTGATGAAACGAGCTCAGTGTCTGAAGCGATGCAAACAGGGTTTACCTGCCTTCAGACAGACGCTCCCCAGCCGTGAAACCATCGAGGAGTTTGAGAAACGTGAACCCTACAAGTACCTGCAGTTTGCTTACTTCAAA AGTGATCATTTGGCCAAAGCTGTATCTGCAGCGCACACGTTCCTGCTGAAGCATCCTGACGATGAGATGATGCAGAGGAACATGAACTATTACAAGAGCTTACCTGGAGCTGAGGAACATATGAAAGACCTAGAGACCAAATCGTATGAG TCGCTGTTCATCCGGGCCGTGCGGGCATATAATGGAGATAACTTCAGAACATCAGTGTCAGATATGGAGCTGGCATTGAGAGACTTCTTCAAGGTGTATGACGAGTGCATCGCAGCATCAGAGGGATCCAGACAGATCAAAGACTTCAAAGACTTCTACCCGTCCATCGCAG ATCATTACACTGAGGTTCTGGAGAGGAAGGTTCGCTGTGAGAGCGAGCTCACGCCGGTTGTAGGTGGATTTGTTGTTGAGAAATTTGTGGCGACCATGTACCACTATCTCCAGTTtgcttattataaat TGAACGATCTGAAGAACGCCGTACCGTGTGTGGCCAGCTATATGCTCTTTGATCCCAGTGATGAGGTGATGAGGAATAATGTGGAGTATTATCGTTACCACAGAGAAAAATTTGACCTCACTGATGAGGACTTCTTGCCTAGAGCG GAAGCAGTACGGTACCACAATCAGACGACGCTACAGCTGCAGATGCTGGAATTTGCCAAACAGAAGTTCTTGCCGGATGATGAG ggTGAAGTCTTAGAGTTTCTTGATGAATATCTTGATGctgagaatgaataa
- the fkbp9 gene encoding peptidyl-prolyl cis-trans isomerase FKBP9 isoform X1: protein MIRLTVQMILLAFLVTFVACNAPPVPLDDIVIEKTFTPEHCDRMVKSGDFVRYHYIGMFPDGKKFDSSYDRGTTYNVFVGQKKLIAGMDKALVGMCVNERWMIKIPPQLAYGKDGYGDIIPPDSILHFDVLMLDVWNTEDKVQIKTYHKPESCERTVQVSDYVRYHYNGTLLDGTLFDSRMGVKTIFINSHTRMRTYDTYVGIGWLIAGMDQGLLGMCVGEKRIITIPPFLGYGENGDGSDIPGQASLVFDVVLLDLHNPKDEITVQVENLPDPCPRKSEVGDFMRYHYNGSLLDGTFFDSSYSRNHTYDTYIGKGYVIAGMDQGLLGVCVGERRRIVIPPHLGYGEEGTGTKIPGSAVLVFDVHIIDFHNPSDKVEITSVKPENCTYNAKRGDFVKYHYNATLMDGTNISSTHTYGKTYNVVLGAGQVVLGMEQGLIGMCVGEKRKLVIPPHLAYGERGVDGEVPGSAVLVFDVEMVEMEEGLPDGYMFVWNNEVSPDLFSEMDKNKDAQVDSTEFSDYILQQVEEGKGRLAPGFDPQRIIENMYDNQDRNKDGRITEDEFKLKADEPTHDEL from the exons ATGATACGATTAACGGTGCAAATGATTCTCCTGGCTTTCCTGGTGACATTCGTGGCGTGCAACGCGCCGCCGGTACCGTTAGATGACATCGTGATAGAGAAGACGTTCACTCCGGAGCACTGTGATCGGATGGTCAAGTCGGGAGACTTTGTTCGCTATCATTACATCGGCATGTTCCCTGATGGAAAGAAGTTTGACTCTAG ttATGACCGTGGAACCACCTATAATGTGTTTGTTGGCCAGAAGAAGCTGATCGCTGGGATGGACAAAGCTTTAGTGGGCATGTGTGTAAATGAACGATGGATGATCAAGATCCCTCCACAGCTCGCCTACGGAAAGGACGGTTATG GTGACATCATCCCCCCAGATTCCATCCTTCACTTTGATGTGTTGATGTTAGACGTTTGGAACACAGAGGACAAGGTGCAGATAAAGACCTACCATAAGCCAGAGAGCTGTGAACGCACGGTGCAAGTGTCTGATTATGTCCGTTACCACTACAATGGTACTCTGCTCGATGGCACGCTGTTCGACTCCAG aatGGGGGTTAAAACCATCTTCATCAACAG TCACACACGTATGCGCACCTATGACACTTACGTGGGGATTGGCTGGCTCATTGCCGGAATGGATCAGGGGCTTTTGGGAATGTGTGTGGGAGAAAAACGCATCATCACCATACCACCTTTCCTGGGCTATGGAGAGAATGGAGATG GAAGTGACATCCCCGGTCAAGCCTCTCTGGTGTTTGATGTAGTTCTGCTGGACCTTCATAACCCCAAAGATGAAATCACAGTACAGGTGGAAAACCTTCCAGATCCTTGTCCACGCAAGAGTGAAGTTGGAGACTTCATGCGCTATCATTATAATGGATCCCTGCTGGACGGCACATTCTTTGACTCCAG ttaCTCAAGGAATCACACATATGACACTTACATCGGTAAAGGCTATGTGATCGCAGGAATGGACCAAGGACTCctgggtgtgtgtgttggaGAACGCAGGAGGATAGTTATCCCACCTCACCTGGGATATGGAGAAGAGGGCACAG GAACTAAGATCCCTGGCTCAGCTGTGCTGGTGTTTGATGTCCACATTATTGATTTCCACAACCCATCCGATAAAGTCGAGATCACCAGTGTGAAGCCAGAGAACTGCACCTACAATGCAAAACGTGGTGATTTTGTCAAATACCACTACAACGCCACTCTCATGGATGGCACTAACATCAGCTCCAC GCACACCTATGGCAAGACATATAATGTGGTTCTGGGGGCCGGACAGGTGGTTTTAGGCATGGAACAAGGGCTAATAGGAATGTGTGTTGGAGAGAAGCGCAAGCTAGTCATTCCACCTCACCTTGCCTATGGAGAGAGGGGAGTTG ATGGAGAGGTCCCTGGCAGTGCTGTGCTGGTGTTTGATGTCGAGATGGTGGAAATGGAGGAGGGTCTTCCTGACGGCTACATGTTTGTGTGGAACAATGAAGTCTCTCCTGACCTTTTCAGTGAGATGGACAAGAACAAAGACGCACAAGTGGACTCCACTGAG TTTTCAGATTACATCCTCCAGCAAGTAGAAGAGGGCAAAGGTCGCCTGGCGCCAGGTTTCGACCCGCAGCGCATAATAGAGAACATGTATGATAACCAGGACCGCAACAAGGATGGACGAATCACAGAGGATGAGTTTAAACTCAAGGCAGATGAACCCACTCATGATGAGTTATGA
- the susd5 gene encoding sushi domain-containing protein 5, which produces MRRACHRELALLPLLGYLACLTRAEVSPLGRVFLLDLESFSKAGQEEGFEAATHACISQGARVASGADLHHAVLECAFSACSRGWLSGPSVGTTVCSDVPGSLRPVDVQLENLTADTERLGVFCVKDSDAPCGQPPSFPHSYLQGKTGLDLGDELLYACDPGYKLPNGETAFSLLCDSCGEWYGLVQHCVKDDPEGHIDYEDKLTNGHLREEHHSSLIPGGTQPTDHEVEESTPEPEFEQTVVSEEENDEDSKVSVTEPPVSQLSQKHMFWFPSEAFQDEKKHPSITTDTSSVKSSSEDENHMKVKTTDIQSDPDTITEEHDHPTDPPTDEPASPSAGGTDESWLDGYPVTHDEAKAGGESTGEVGPEQGVETESVTEHSEVEVFEDVNKNPVEEETGGLIYSPEEEEDGETKNPEDKIHRKGNEEELGKGSTILEKEESVVSHYEETTEGLAEDEMEKETYTPEETDSDGSETLGFDGVTDSPNGVEMKTTTFITQTTPSPDDIALYKVYTPASAPENVSTSQEGLGPENTSTPSGMVSLDDEITSMPTPVIKDPWETIDNGHLLEHIPGHIPTEIPENRSVMERGGDPSLDQQERAGEGSCTEDPCHGSGHGPMIAAIIIGVVAAVVGVVLGVWCYKKRQLKSSHYQLNGTNRQTQCIELQQTV; this is translated from the exons ATGAGGCGAGCCTGTCACCGCGAGCTCGCGCTCCTGCCGCTGCTGGGATACCTGGCTTGCCTGACGCGCGCGGAAG TCTCTCCATTAGGACGTGTATTCTTACTGGACTTGGAGAGTTTTTCAAAAGCTGGACAGGAGGAAGGGTTCGAAGCAGCGACGCACGCCTGCATCTCTCAAGGGGCCCGGGTGGCATCTGGGGCCGACCTGCATCACGCAGTGTTGGAATGTGCCTTCTCAGCCTGCTCGCGTGGTTGGCTCTCCGGACCGAGCGTGGG GACCACAGTGTGCAGCGACGTCCCGGGGAGTTTGAGGCCAGTTGACGTTCAGCTGGAGAATTTAACCGCGGACACTGAGAGACTGGGCGTGTTCTGTGTGAAAGATAGTG ATGCTCCATGTGGGCAGCCTCCTTCATTTCCACACTCATATCTGCAGGGGAAAACTGGGCTGGATCTGGGGGATGAACTCCTGTACGCCTGTGACCCAGGATACAAACTGCCCAATGGAGAAACGGCCTTCAGCCTGCTTTGCGACAGCTGTGGAGAATGGTACGGCCTGGTGCAGCACTGCGTCAAAG ATGATCCTGAAGGCCACATCGACTATGAAGATAAGTTAACAAATGGCCATCTGAGGGAGGAGCATCATAGTTCCTTGATTCCAGGAGGAACGCAGCCAACTGATCATGAAGTGGAAGAATCCACCCCTGAGCCTGAGTTTGAACAGACAGTCGTGTCAGAGGAGGAGAATGATGAAGATTCAAAAGTATCAGTCACTGAACCTCCAGTGTCTCAGCTCAGTCAGAAGCACATGTTCTGGTTCCCTTCAGAGGCTTTCCAGGATGAGAAAAAGCATCCGAGTATCACTACGGATACCTCCTCTGTTAAAAGCTCCAGTGAAGATGAGAATCACATGAAGGTCAAAACAACCGACATCCAATCTGATCCCGACACAATCACAGAGGAACATGACCATCCGACCGATCCTCCCACCGATGAACCTGCCAGTCCCAGTGCCGGTGGCACGGATGAATCCTGGCTAGATGGATATCCTGTTACTCATGATGAAGCTAAAGCTGGAGGCGAGTCCACAGGGGAGGTGGGACCAGAACAGGGGGTGGAGACAGAGAGCGTGACTGAACACTCAGAAGTGGAGGTGTTTGAGGATGTAAACAAAAACCCTGTGGAAGAAGAGACTGGAGGTTTGATTTACAGTCCTGAAGAGGAAGAAGATGGAGAAACGAAAAATCCTGAGGACAAGATCCACAGGAAAGGAAACGAGGAGGAGCTTGGCAAAGGGTCAACCATACTTGAAAAGGAAGAGTCTGTTGTATCACATTATGAGGAAACGACTGAAGGACTTGCAGAAGATGAAATGGAGAAAGAGACGTACACTCCAGAGGAAACAGACTCTGATGGATCCGAAACATTGGGGTTTGATGGTGTTACTGACAGTCCAAATGGTGTGGAGATGAAAACCACCACCTTCATTACTCAGACTACACCCAGTCCAGATGATATTGCTCTCTACAAAGTGTACACACCAGCTTCCGCTCCTGAGAATGTGAGCACCAGTCAAGAAGGTCTAGGCCCCGAGAACACGTCCACACCTTCAGGGATGGTAAGCCTGGATGATGAAATCACCAGCATGCCCACCCCCGTCATTAAGGATCCATGGGAAACCATTGATAATGGCCACTTACTGGAGCACATCCCTGGTCACATCCCGACAGAAATCCCTGAAAATCGGAGTGTGATGGAACGAGGTGGAGATCCCAGCCTGGACCAGCAGGAGCGGGCTGGGGAGGGTTCTTGTACGGAAGACCCCTGTCACGGTTCAGGCCATGGGCCGATGATCGCGGCCATTATCATTGGTGTGGTAGCGGCAGTGGTGGGCGTGGTCTTAGGGGTGTGGTGTTATAAAAAGAGGCAACTAAAGAGCTCGCACTACCAGCTCAATGGAACTAACAGGCAAACGCAGTGCATTGAATTACAACAGACTGTGTGA